A stretch of Gammaproteobacteria bacterium DNA encodes these proteins:
- the purE gene encoding 5-(carboxyamino)imidazole ribonucleotide mutase, whose translation MNKRKKPKKSRVRPLVGIIMGSRSDWETMKLASEVLEEFGIAHEKQIVSAHRTPGWMSEYASTAQRRGLKLIIAGAGGAAHLPGMVASQTLLPVIGVPVRSQSLNGLDSLLSIAQMPAGIPVATVAIGEAGAKNAGLLAAGILATQDATLQKKLQKFRDAQTRRVRKASLP comes from the coding sequence ATGAACAAGCGGAAAAAACCGAAGAAATCACGCGTCCGGCCCCTCGTCGGCATCATCATGGGCAGCCGCTCGGACTGGGAAACCATGAAACTGGCATCCGAAGTGCTGGAAGAATTCGGCATCGCGCACGAAAAACAGATCGTCTCCGCGCATCGCACACCGGGCTGGATGTCGGAATATGCCAGCACCGCCCAACGGCGCGGACTGAAGTTGATTATCGCCGGAGCGGGCGGCGCCGCACACCTGCCCGGCATGGTGGCGTCGCAGACCCTGCTGCCGGTCATCGGCGTGCCGGTGCGCAGCCAGAGCCTGAACGGCCTTGACTCGCTGCTGTCCATCGCACAGATGCCTGCCGGCATACCGGTGGCGACGGTGGCGATAGGTGAGGCGGGCGCCAAAAACGCCGGACTGCTTGCGGCGGGCATACTCGCCACGCAGGACGCAACGTTGCAGAAGAAGCTTCAGAAATTCCGCGATGCGCAGACCCGGCGCGTCCGCAAAGCCTCTCTTCCATGA